The nucleotide sequence GTCACGAACAACCAATTAGAGAAGTTGTATTACGCGAATTGAAGAAATTAGATGTATCTGTCTCGATAGATAACATGGGCAATGTAGTGGCTTTAAGAAAAGGCAAAAACGATAAAAAAGTTATGGTGGCCGCTCACATGGACGAGATAGCTTTTATTGTAAATCATATTGATGATAATGGTTTTTTACGCTTTATTCCATTGGGCGGATTCGACCCCAAAACACTTACTGCTCAGCGTGTAATTGTGCATGGCAAAAAAGATATAATTGGAGTAATGGGTTCTAAGCCAATACATGTAATGTCTGCGGAAGAACGTAGCAGGGTTGTGCCTATTAGCGATTATTTTATTGATTTGGGTATGAAGAAAAAGGAGGTAGATAAAATTGTGAGTGTGGGTGATGTGGTTACACGCCAAAGAGAATTAATTGAAATGGGAGATTGTGTAAACTGTAAATCTATAGATAATCGGGTTTCTGTTTTTATTTTAATAGAAACGTTACGTGAGTTGAAAAAATCACCATATGATTTTTATGCTGTATTTACTGTTCAGGAAGAGGTTGGTATTAGAGGCGCCCAGGTGTCTGCACTGAAAATACAGCCTGATTTTGGATTTGGATTAGATACCACCATTGCTTATGATGTGCCTGATTCTAAGCCACAAGAGCGTTGTACATATTTGGGGAAAGGCACAGCAATTAAGGTAATGGATTCATCTACCATATGTGATTACCGCATGGTAAAATACATGAAGAAGACTGCCGATAAACACAAAATAAAATGGCAATACGAATTGTTGCCTGCCGGAGGAACTGATACAGCAGGTATTCAGCGCATGACAGCCGGAGGCGCTATTTGCGGAGCAGTAAGTATTCCAACTCGACATATACACCAGGTTATTGAAATGGCTGACAAGAGCGATATTCGAGCAAGTATAGATTTGTTAAAACACTCTATACAGGATTTAGATACATACGATTGGAGTTTTAAATAATTTTTTACGCCAATTCCTTTATTACTTCTACAAATAATCTAGCAAGCTGTGGCTCTGTTTCATTTGCTACTTTAATTATTTCTTCTAATGATGTTGCAGTTAGGCTTAATGGGTTGCACTCGTCTGTTAGTACCGAAATTGCTGCACAAGGAAGGTTCATGTGATTGGCTGCTATTACTTCCGGTACAGTAGACATTCCCACTGCATCCGCTCCAATTAAACGCAGAAATTTATATTCAGCTCTGGTTTCTAAATTTGGCCCCGGAACAGAAACATATACGCCTTCGTGCAAGTCAATGTTTAGCAATTGCGCTTTTTTTCTAAACAACGTGTTTAGGTCGGTGTTGTAGGGACAACTCATGTCGGGAAATCGTGGCCCTAGTTCATCTATATTTTTTCCTCGCAATGGATTGTCGGTTTGTAAATTAATATGGTCGTTGATTAATAGTAGCGTACCCTTTTTCCATTCGGGATTTAAACAACCGGAAGCATTTGATATCAGTAGCTTTTGTACACCCAGTAATTTTAAGACACGTACCGGAAAAACTACTTCTTGCATGGAGTATCCTTCGTAAAAATGAAACCTTCCCTGCATCGCAATCACTCTTTTTTCGCCAATGGTGCCAATGATAAGCTTTCCGGCATGCGACTCAACAGTTGATACAGGGAAGTGTGGAATGTCTTTGTAATCTATAGTTAATGCTATTTTTATTTCATCAATTAGTTTGCCGAGCCCGGTGCCCAATATTATTGCGATAGAAGGGGTGTGTGCAATTTTTTCTTTTAAGAAATTGACTGCGGTTTGTATTTTAGTAAGTTCGTTTCCCATTGTACTAATTTTTTGATGATGCTAGATTTTCAAAACTAATGTGATTTTGTTAGATAATCAGTACTAAAATACGGTTTCGTATGGAGTACACAATATCCAGTATCGTTTGCCGTTGCTTAGTATAAATCCCCCATCATGACAGTATCCAATCCTCAAATTTTAAAAGAGTACGAGCTTGTTAAGCGTGCTCAAGAAAATATACATTGCTTTAGTGAATTGTATAACAAGTTTCATTATAGCATATTTTCCTACGTATATAAGAAAATAAAGAACAAGGATGTCGCTGCAGATATTACATCGCTCGTATTTGAAAAAGCAATGAGAAATTTGAACTCCTATGCGTTTAAGGGAGTTCCTTTTGCCGCCTGGCTTTACCGTATAGCATTTAATGAGGTGGTTATGTATTTTCGAAAGTCAGATAAGAAGTATCTTATAGATGCCAATGCAAATGATTTAACTTTTTTAGGAAATGAGGTGGTTGATTTTGAAAAAGAAGAGAAAATAAAATGCTTGTTAGCTAGTATAAATAAGCAATCGGAGGAAGATCAAAAATTGATTCAATTGCGTTTTTTTGAGGAGCTAAGTTTTTTTAAAATAGCTGAAATAATAGGCACTACAGAGAATAATGCCAAGGTAAAGGTATTTAGAATTATTGCGAAAATTAGAAATGAATTAAATGCGAATAGGATAAAAAAATAATTATTCACTATATTTGCTCTGCATTTAGGTTCTTTAATTGCAGGCAGCAATTAAGATTAAAATGGGAATCCTGTTTAATTCAGGAACTGTACCCGCAGCTGTAAGCTCTCCGTATGTACGGAATTTCTTAAGAATCTTTGCCACTGTCTACGGACGGGAAGGCCTTAAGATAGAGTAAGTCAGAAGACCTGCCAAATGCATTAAATAGCGCATTGATGCTTCGGGAGAAGAGCAAGATGAATGTTTGAGTACCTAATTAGACACATTTGTCTTCTGTAGTAACTTAAAATCATCCTGAATAAGCATTTGCACTTGGAGTATGTAAGGTGAAAACACTTTTCGGAATAATTTTATTTTTTTTGAGTGTGTATGTTATGGCGCAGCATACACAGCTGGACTCTATTCAACAGCTTAAGCAGATTGAGGTGTTGGAGAGGAGACATCTGCTAGGAGAAAAGGCGGGAAAGCTAATGATTGATTCTGCATGGAGAGGATATTCTGCTAGTCAGCGATTGAGTGATGTCTTGCAAAATCAAACTCCGATTTTTATTAAATCGTATGGGCCGGGAAGCTTGTCTAGCATATCATTGCGAGGTGGTAGTGCAAGTCAAACAGCGATTGTGTGGAATGGATTTAATTTGCAGAATCCAATGTTGGGACAGATTGATATGTCTCTTGTTCCAATTTATTTTGTAGACGAAGCAACTGTGCAGCCAGTAGCAAATTCAGCCCGCTGGGGTAGTGGCGCAATTAGTGGGATTGTTCAATTGAATAATCAAACAAGTTTTAATAAGGGAATTTCTCTTGGTTATTCAAGTGTTGTTGGGAGTTTTCAATCTTTCTTTAATGGATTAAGAGTTCATTATTCTAACAAAAATATATCCTCTACAACACGGTTGCTTTATAATAAATCTGAAAATAATTTTCCTTTTCAGAATTTAGCACGCGTAAACAAACCACTAGAAGTGCAAACAAACTCGGCTTTTCGGGAGTTTGGATTGTTGCATGAAAACGCATTTCGATTTGGAAGTAAAAATATATTTTCTGTAAAGTGGTGGTATCAAGAATCGGAGCATAATATACCACCTACTATGTTGCAGTTGGTTAGTAAAGCCAAACAAGAAGACAAAGCTCTGAGAGTTTGCGTAGACTGGGAGTATAAGTCAGATAGAGTTAAATCATATGTGCGCTCTGCGTTTTTCGATGAAACTATTTTTTATTCCGATTCTATTTCGCACATTTTTTCAAACAGTAATTCTTTGAATTTTATTAATGAGGTTGGCTATGCTTATTTAGCAACAAAATCAATTTCTTTTAATTCACTTATTAATTATACTCATTTAAAAGCTGTTGGGGATGGGTATTTTAAGCAACATGAACAAAATAGAATGGCAATTGCTTTTGGTGCAACGTATAAGAATAAAAACGAAAAAATTAGTTCAACGATACAAGCCCGGCAAGAGTTTGTGGATGGTGTTGTAGTACAGCCTGCTATATCAGGAGGTTTTGTATGGCACATTGCAAGAGAAATTGGAATTGAATTGAATATTTCTAAAAATTACCGACTGCCTACATTTAACGATTTGTATTGGTTTCCGGGCGGTAATGTGGATTTGAAGCCGGAGGAAAGTATGAATCAAAGTGTCAGTTTGTTTTCTGGCTATACCCGAGTAAATACCACTGTTAACGCAACGCTTGGGCTGTTTAATAGAAATACAATAAACTGGATTATTTGGCTACCTAAAGGAAATGTGTGGACCCCACAGAATATTATGAACGTCTGGAGTCGAGGCTTTGAAGGTAAATTGGAATGTTCTCAACATGTAAAGAAAATTGAATTAAAGGTTT is from Bacteroidota bacterium and encodes:
- a CDS encoding M42 family metallopeptidase encodes the protein MGINIQLLKEICEVPGAPGHEQPIREVVLRELKKLDVSVSIDNMGNVVALRKGKNDKKVMVAAHMDEIAFIVNHIDDNGFLRFIPLGGFDPKTLTAQRVIVHGKKDIIGVMGSKPIHVMSAEERSRVVPISDYFIDLGMKKKEVDKIVSVGDVVTRQRELIEMGDCVNCKSIDNRVSVFILIETLRELKKSPYDFYAVFTVQEEVGIRGAQVSALKIQPDFGFGLDTTIAYDVPDSKPQERCTYLGKGTAIKVMDSSTICDYRMVKYMKKTADKHKIKWQYELLPAGGTDTAGIQRMTAGGAICGAVSIPTRHIHQVIEMADKSDIRASIDLLKHSIQDLDTYDWSFK
- a CDS encoding purine-nucleoside phosphorylase is translated as MGNELTKIQTAVNFLKEKIAHTPSIAIILGTGLGKLIDEIKIALTIDYKDIPHFPVSTVESHAGKLIIGTIGEKRVIAMQGRFHFYEGYSMQEVVFPVRVLKLLGVQKLLISNASGCLNPEWKKGTLLLINDHINLQTDNPLRGKNIDELGPRFPDMSCPYNTDLNTLFRKKAQLLNIDLHEGVYVSVPGPNLETRAEYKFLRLIGADAVGMSTVPEVIAANHMNLPCAAISVLTDECNPLSLTATSLEEIIKVANETEPQLARLFVEVIKELA
- a CDS encoding sigma-70 family RNA polymerase sigma factor, giving the protein MTVSNPQILKEYELVKRAQENIHCFSELYNKFHYSIFSYVYKKIKNKDVAADITSLVFEKAMRNLNSYAFKGVPFAAWLYRIAFNEVVMYFRKSDKKYLIDANANDLTFLGNEVVDFEKEEKIKCLLASINKQSEEDQKLIQLRFFEELSFFKIAEIIGTTENNAKVKVFRIIAKIRNELNANRIKK
- a CDS encoding TonB-dependent receptor → MKTLFGIILFFLSVYVMAQHTQLDSIQQLKQIEVLERRHLLGEKAGKLMIDSAWRGYSASQRLSDVLQNQTPIFIKSYGPGSLSSISLRGGSASQTAIVWNGFNLQNPMLGQIDMSLVPIYFVDEATVQPVANSARWGSGAISGIVQLNNQTSFNKGISLGYSSVVGSFQSFFNGLRVHYSNKNISSTTRLLYNKSENNFPFQNLARVNKPLEVQTNSAFREFGLLHENAFRFGSKNIFSVKWWYQESEHNIPPTMLQLVSKAKQEDKALRVCVDWEYKSDRVKSYVRSAFFDETIFYSDSISHIFSNSNSLNFINEVGYAYLATKSISFNSLINYTHLKAVGDGYFKQHEQNRMAIAFGATYKNKNEKISSTIQARQEFVDGVVVQPAISGGFVWHIAREIGIELNISKNYRLPTFNDLYWFPGGNVDLKPEESMNQSVSLFSGYTRVNTTVNATLGLFNRNTINWIIWLPKGNVWTPQNIMNVWSRGFEGKLECSQHVKKIELKVSALYNYVLSTNQKAKTANDESLDKQLIYTPVHKTTESLQIIYKNTSCSALYQFSGISYTTANNTDWLDGFSTTDIVLSHLFTAKKISTSFFLRANNVFDQQYQIVAWRPMPGRNYQVGLTINLNNK